A single window of Oerskovia paurometabola DNA harbors:
- a CDS encoding GNAT family N-acetyltransferase, translated as MDLPEWDVRGVWQDEHACVLSVAAPVPLGEGQVPDGGAHHERVGLWGMGSPEATATLLARVAQDGELGEHVVSAGLPRGTLTVLGDRCASEDLPTILREPDSEKSVSTWDFFATREAPAPQPGEERVEALTGPSAAAEVRACLDVANPLAEMSPEDPLTRWWGWRDPDGVLRGVVGARQAVPGAPWSLGSVATDPAWRGHGIAAATTAVVTRAGLDESDWVTLGMYADNDAARRVYTRLGYAVVQEFESRH; from the coding sequence GTGGACCTCCCCGAGTGGGACGTGCGCGGGGTGTGGCAGGACGAGCACGCGTGCGTGCTGAGCGTGGCGGCGCCCGTCCCTCTCGGTGAGGGGCAGGTGCCCGACGGCGGCGCTCACCACGAGCGTGTCGGCCTGTGGGGCATGGGCTCGCCCGAGGCGACCGCGACCCTGCTGGCGCGCGTGGCCCAGGACGGTGAGCTCGGGGAGCACGTCGTGAGCGCGGGCCTGCCGCGCGGGACCCTCACGGTCCTGGGGGACCGGTGCGCGAGCGAGGACCTGCCGACGATCCTGCGCGAGCCCGACAGCGAGAAGTCGGTCTCGACGTGGGACTTCTTCGCGACCCGCGAGGCCCCCGCCCCCCAGCCGGGCGAGGAGCGCGTCGAGGCGCTGACCGGCCCCTCGGCGGCGGCCGAGGTCCGCGCGTGCCTGGACGTGGCGAACCCGCTCGCGGAGATGAGCCCCGAGGACCCGCTGACGCGCTGGTGGGGCTGGCGCGACCCTGACGGGGTGCTGCGCGGCGTCGTCGGCGCCCGGCAGGCGGTCCCCGGAGCCCCGTGGTCGCTGGGCAGTGTCGCGACCGACCCAGCGTGGCGTGGGCACGGCATCGCTGCGGCCACCACGGCCGTCGTGACCCGTGCCGGGCTCGACGAGTCCGACTGGGTGACGTTGGGCATGTATGCCGACAACGACGCCGCCCGCCGCGTCTACACGCGCCTGGGCTACGCCGTCGTGCAGGAGTTCGAGAGCCGGCACTGA